One Oharaeibacter diazotrophicus DNA segment encodes these proteins:
- a CDS encoding 4-hydroxyphenylacetate 3-hydroxylase family protein, with the protein MIRTGADYIESIRDGRAVYVGGEKVKDVASHPMFKPLVDIRARFYDMQHDPRTRHLMAYEEDGEWNGIGNKLPLTQGDWWDKRRATDTLLEEVGGVVTRVGDETVGEMWSLFDGQDVLNEVDPQFSANIRNHIQRVLKADPFHVSANTDPKGDRSKPPQDQDPDMLLHVVRETDAGIVVRGAKYETAAAYANQAFTKPTIANWGNAAYSDYAVGFICDLGSPGLKFICRTGFAGRAPADDYPLSNSFDEVDTLVIFDDVLIPWENVLFYRHTRAAMFIRATLHRYSAFAFVQRNLKLADMMIGAALFNARQTGLDKQQAVQEKLAQLAVYREGINAHLTAAIALSERSPGGLMMPNQSLLYTGRVLACSQLHEMMHIARELCGGQICVTPDKAAFDAPETKPWLDKFYTINSEWIADDRRKLLAFARDMLNSDYAGHRLTFQLFAQSPPFAHLAAVYRNFDWDGPLDFVRKAAGLSENVLGKVTRAPGDSAVSQWFNTTPPSRQAAE; encoded by the coding sequence ATGATCCGCACCGGCGCTGACTACATCGAATCGATCCGCGACGGTCGCGCGGTCTACGTCGGCGGCGAGAAGGTGAAGGACGTCGCGTCCCACCCGATGTTCAAGCCGCTGGTCGACATCCGCGCCCGCTTCTACGACATGCAGCACGACCCGCGCACCCGCCACCTCATGGCCTACGAGGAGGACGGCGAGTGGAACGGCATCGGCAACAAGCTGCCGCTGACCCAGGGCGACTGGTGGGACAAGCGCCGCGCCACCGACACCCTGCTCGAGGAGGTCGGCGGCGTCGTCACCCGCGTCGGCGACGAGACCGTCGGCGAGATGTGGTCGCTGTTCGACGGCCAGGACGTCCTCAACGAGGTCGACCCGCAGTTCTCCGCCAATATCCGCAACCACATCCAGCGCGTGCTGAAGGCCGACCCGTTCCACGTCTCGGCCAACACCGATCCGAAGGGCGACCGCTCCAAGCCGCCGCAGGACCAGGACCCGGACATGCTGCTGCACGTCGTCCGCGAGACCGACGCCGGCATCGTCGTCCGCGGCGCCAAGTACGAGACCGCGGCGGCCTACGCCAACCAGGCCTTCACCAAGCCGACCATCGCCAACTGGGGCAACGCCGCCTATTCCGACTATGCCGTCGGCTTCATCTGCGACCTCGGCTCGCCCGGCCTGAAGTTCATCTGCCGCACCGGCTTCGCCGGCCGCGCCCCGGCCGACGACTACCCGCTGTCGAACAGCTTCGACGAGGTCGACACCCTCGTCATCTTCGACGACGTGCTGATTCCCTGGGAGAACGTGCTGTTCTACCGCCACACCAGGGCGGCGATGTTCATCCGGGCCACCCTGCACCGCTACTCCGCCTTCGCCTTCGTGCAGCGCAACCTCAAGCTCGCCGACATGATGATCGGCGCGGCGCTGTTCAACGCCCGCCAGACCGGTCTCGACAAGCAGCAGGCGGTGCAGGAGAAGCTCGCCCAGCTCGCCGTCTACCGCGAGGGCATCAACGCTCATCTCACCGCGGCAATCGCGCTGTCCGAGCGCTCGCCGGGCGGACTGATGATGCCGAACCAGTCGCTGCTCTACACCGGCCGCGTGCTCGCCTGCTCGCAGCTGCACGAGATGATGCACATCGCCCGCGAGCTCTGCGGCGGCCAGATCTGCGTCACCCCGGACAAGGCCGCCTTCGACGCGCCCGAGACCAAGCCCTGGCTCGACAAGTTCTACACGATCAACTCCGAGTGGATCGCCGACGACCGCCGCAAGCTGCTCGCCTTCGCCCGCGACATGCTGAACTCGGACTACGCCGGCCACCGGCTGACCTTCCAGCTGTTCGCCCAGTCGCCGCCCTTCGCGCACCTCGCCGCGGTCTACCGGAACTTCGACTGGGATGGTCCGCTCGACTTCGTCCGCAAGGCCGCCGGCCTCTCCGAGAACGTCCTCGGCAAGGTGACGCGCGCGCCCGGCGACAGCGCGGTCAGCCAGTGGTTCAACACCACCCCGCCGAGCCGTCAGGCGGCCGAGTGA
- a CDS encoding flavin reductase family protein, whose protein sequence is MATADLAVPPADGLRRDFLQAMSLAACTVAVVTTDGPAGRFGVTVSAMSSVSADGPAPTLLVCVHHLSPAAAAILANGAFCVNVLRDDQSAVSDAFAGRGPVPGGDKFAAAAWTPGAVGAPRIAGALAWFDCRLAAGERVGTHHVLFGAVAAIGTAGPGAPLLYANRGYGTPVPLPQTALGA, encoded by the coding sequence ATGGCCACCGCCGACCTCGCCGTCCCGCCCGCGGACGGCCTCCGCCGCGACTTCCTGCAGGCGATGAGTCTGGCCGCCTGCACGGTCGCCGTCGTCACCACCGACGGGCCGGCGGGGCGCTTCGGCGTCACCGTCTCGGCGATGTCGTCGGTGTCGGCGGACGGGCCGGCGCCGACGCTGCTTGTCTGCGTCCACCATCTCTCGCCCGCCGCCGCCGCGATCCTCGCCAACGGCGCCTTCTGCGTGAACGTGCTGCGCGACGACCAGTCGGCCGTCTCCGACGCCTTCGCCGGCCGCGGCCCGGTGCCCGGCGGCGACAAGTTCGCCGCCGCCGCCTGGACGCCCGGCGCCGTCGGCGCGCCCCGCATCGCCGGCGCGCTCGCCTGGTTCGACTGCCGGCTCGCCGCCGGCGAGCGGGTCGGCACCCACCACGTCCTGTTCGGCGCCGTCGCGGCGATCGGCACGGCCGGCCCGGGCGCGCCGCTGCTCTACGCCAACCGCGGCTACGGCACGCCCGTGCCGCTGCCGCAAACCGCCCTCGGAGCCTGA
- a CDS encoding RidA family protein, which produces MAVHKRIRMFNTRDTYPEQKLDNDLCQTVVARGTMVFVRGQIGQDLDTTESVAIGDAAGQAEKAMANVEMLLKEAGSRLEHITKITIYLIDPRYREAVYRVVGRWLKGVFPVSTGIVVSALARPEWLVEIDVIAVIPDADDTE; this is translated from the coding sequence ATGGCCGTCCACAAGCGCATCCGCATGTTCAACACCCGGGACACCTACCCGGAACAGAAGCTCGACAACGACCTCTGCCAGACCGTCGTCGCCCGCGGCACCATGGTGTTCGTGCGCGGCCAGATCGGCCAGGACCTCGACACCACCGAGAGCGTGGCGATCGGCGACGCCGCCGGGCAGGCCGAGAAGGCGATGGCCAACGTCGAGATGCTGCTGAAGGAGGCCGGCTCGCGGCTCGAGCACATCACCAAGATCACCATCTACCTGATCGACCCGCGCTACCGCGAGGCGGTCTACCGGGTGGTCGGGCGCTGGCTGAAGGGGGTGTTCCCGGTCTCCACCGGCATCGTGGTCTCCGCCCTCGCCCGGCCGGAGTGGCTGGTCGAGATCGACGTCATCGCCGTCATCCCCGACGCGGACGACACCGAATGA
- a CDS encoding DUF1028 domain-containing protein, whose product MTFSIAARCARTGRFGIAIASSSPAVAARCAHARAVAGVVASQNVTDPALGQRGLALLAEGRSARETLDALLDGYPHAAWRQLAIVDRAGRTATFSGAAALGVHATAEGEGCVAAGNLLADPGVPAAMVAAFEAAEGALPDRLLAAMAAAVALGGEAGPIHSAGLLMVDQVSWPVADLRVDWHDDDPVGALSALWALYAPQLDAYVTRALDPGEAPRFGVAGDP is encoded by the coding sequence ATGACCTTCTCGATCGCGGCGCGCTGCGCCCGCACCGGCCGCTTCGGCATCGCCATCGCGTCGTCGTCGCCGGCGGTGGCGGCGCGCTGCGCCCACGCCCGCGCCGTGGCCGGCGTCGTCGCCAGCCAGAACGTGACCGACCCCGCGCTCGGCCAACGCGGTCTCGCGCTGCTCGCCGAGGGGCGGTCGGCGCGCGAGACGCTCGACGCCCTGCTCGACGGCTATCCCCACGCGGCTTGGCGCCAGCTCGCGATCGTCGACCGCGCGGGGCGCACCGCCACCTTCTCCGGCGCGGCCGCGCTCGGCGTCCACGCCACGGCGGAGGGCGAGGGTTGCGTCGCCGCCGGCAACCTGCTCGCCGACCCCGGCGTGCCGGCCGCGATGGTCGCGGCCTTCGAGGCGGCCGAGGGCGCCCTGCCCGACCGTCTGCTCGCGGCGATGGCCGCCGCGGTGGCGCTCGGCGGCGAGGCCGGACCGATCCACTCGGCCGGTCTCCTGATGGTGGACCAGGTGTCCTGGCCGGTCGCGGACCTGCGCGTCGACTGGCACGACGACGACCCCGTCGGCGCCCTTTCCGCGCTCTGGGCGCTCTACGCCCCGCAGCTCGACGCCTACGTCACCCGCGCGCTAGACCCGGGCGAAGCCCCCCGCTTCGGCGTCGCCGGCGATCCCTGA
- a CDS encoding LysR family transcriptional regulator: protein MRFTLRQLEYFIAAGETGSITQASERINISQPSISTAISQLEQEFDVQLFIRHHAQGLSLTPVGRTMLIEAKRLVEQATALYSVAVESREEVRGLLNVGCLTTLAPMILPELAISFAGGFPRAGIRPHTEHQEKLLDGLYRAAIDVAITYDLQIPQEMEFTPLVDLPVHAVVGESHPLARHSAVTLAELAELPLILLDLPLSAEYFTALFLKEGLQPNVAFRMAQPDVIRTMVANGYGYTLANVTPRSDLALDGRRVVRVRLAGEHRPMTIGLVTLQQLRKSRLLSAFLNHARSFISDAYIPGMVAPAMGNRRI, encoded by the coding sequence ATGCGCTTCACGCTGCGCCAGCTCGAGTATTTCATCGCCGCCGGCGAGACCGGCAGCATCACGCAGGCGTCCGAGCGCATCAACATCTCGCAGCCGTCGATCTCGACCGCGATCTCCCAGCTCGAGCAGGAGTTCGACGTCCAGCTGTTCATCCGCCACCACGCCCAGGGCCTGTCGCTGACGCCGGTCGGCCGCACCATGCTGATCGAGGCCAAGCGCCTCGTCGAGCAGGCGACGGCGCTCTACTCGGTGGCAGTCGAGTCGCGCGAGGAGGTCCGCGGCCTGCTGAACGTCGGCTGCCTGACCACGCTGGCGCCGATGATCCTGCCCGAGCTCGCGATCTCCTTCGCCGGCGGCTTCCCGCGGGCCGGCATCCGCCCGCACACAGAGCATCAGGAGAAGCTGCTCGACGGCCTCTACCGCGCCGCCATCGACGTCGCGATCACCTACGACCTCCAGATTCCCCAGGAGATGGAGTTCACCCCGCTGGTCGACCTGCCGGTCCACGCCGTCGTCGGCGAGAGCCACCCGCTCGCCCGCCATTCCGCGGTGACGCTGGCCGAACTCGCCGAACTGCCGCTGATCCTGCTCGACCTGCCGCTCAGCGCCGAGTATTTCACCGCGCTGTTCCTGAAGGAGGGCCTGCAGCCCAACGTCGCCTTCCGCATGGCCCAGCCGGACGTGATCCGCACCATGGTCGCCAACGGCTACGGCTACACCCTCGCCAACGTCACGCCGCGCTCCGACCTCGCCCTCGACGGCCGCCGCGTCGTCCGCGTCCGCCTCGCCGGCGAGCACCGCCCGATGACGATCGGCCTCGTGACGCTGCAGCAGTTGCGCAAGTCGCGCCTGCTGTCGGCCTTCCTGAACCACGCCCGCTCGTTCATTTCCGACGCCTACATTCCGGGCATGGTCGCCCCCGCGATGGGCAACCGCCGGATTTGA
- a CDS encoding ABC transporter substrate-binding protein translates to MSVSSRLRAAALAAGLALLAAPAAEAGTIKLGMTTWVGYGPLFLARDLGYFKEKGLDVELDIIEEASLYMAAVASGELQGNASTIDEIMKYRTPENCFKAVYALDDSHGGDGILAPADVASIADLKGREVAMNEGSVSQFWFSILLKQAGLTEKDVSITNMTADDAAAAFMADRIPVAVTWEPHLTLAKKENKGKVLISSAETPGLIVDVVSLRCDVIANQADDVKALVEGLYKANEYIKTNPDDAYAIMAKGVGGWLSDPKDFAASAAGVNFYGRERNAEFFGGGAAGEAGKLVALGGEIWGGLGKLKMDVKYDDLVDTSFLAK, encoded by the coding sequence ATGTCCGTGTCGTCTCGCCTTCGCGCCGCCGCGCTCGCCGCCGGCCTCGCCCTCCTCGCAGCCCCCGCGGCCGAGGCCGGCACCATCAAGCTCGGCATGACCACCTGGGTCGGATACGGCCCGCTCTTCCTGGCCCGCGACCTCGGCTACTTCAAGGAGAAGGGTCTCGACGTCGAGCTCGACATCATCGAGGAGGCCTCGCTCTACATGGCGGCCGTCGCCAGCGGCGAGCTGCAGGGCAACGCCTCCACGATCGACGAGATCATGAAGTACCGCACGCCCGAGAACTGCTTCAAGGCGGTCTACGCGCTGGACGACAGCCACGGCGGCGACGGCATCCTCGCCCCGGCCGACGTCGCCTCGATCGCCGACCTCAAGGGTCGCGAGGTCGCGATGAACGAGGGCTCGGTCAGCCAGTTCTGGTTCTCGATCCTCCTGAAGCAGGCCGGTCTGACCGAGAAGGACGTCTCGATCACCAACATGACCGCCGACGACGCCGCGGCCGCCTTCATGGCCGACCGCATCCCGGTCGCGGTCACCTGGGAGCCGCACCTGACGCTGGCCAAGAAGGAGAACAAGGGCAAGGTCCTGATCTCCTCCGCCGAGACCCCGGGCCTGATCGTCGACGTGGTGTCGCTGCGCTGCGACGTGATCGCCAACCAGGCCGACGACGTCAAGGCGCTGGTCGAGGGCCTCTACAAGGCCAACGAGTACATCAAGACCAACCCTGACGACGCCTACGCGATCATGGCCAAGGGCGTCGGCGGCTGGCTGTCCGACCCGAAGGACTTCGCCGCCTCCGCGGCCGGCGTCAACTTCTACGGCAGGGAGCGCAACGCCGAGTTCTTCGGCGGCGGCGCCGCCGGCGAGGCCGGCAAGCTGGTCGCCCTCGGCGGCGAGATCTGGGGCGGCCTCGGCAAGCTCAAGATGGACGTCAAGTACGACGACCTCGTCGACACCTCCTTCCTGGCGAAGTGA
- a CDS encoding ABC transporter permease produces the protein MSDRSLLKTVSVPFGTIPSTLVVALGAAVWVIVIAGWVLLTYGGLVPKMFLPTPGLVLGTAGRLAADGTLWEHTFASAQVVLIGFVISSVVAVPLGLAMGTYRAVQAFLDPLVNFIRYLPVTSFVPLFILWIGIGLDQRVSIIVFGIFFQQLVMIADAARSVPRDLVNAAYTLGTRRSETVGHIVFPATLPAVLDVLRVTIGWAWTYLVVAELVAAKSGLGYISLKAMRGFQVDVIFLAIAMIGILGLLTDQMFRVARRVVAPWAK, from the coding sequence ATGTCGGACAGATCCCTCCTCAAGACCGTGTCGGTGCCCTTCGGCACCATTCCGTCCACCCTCGTCGTCGCCCTCGGTGCGGCCGTCTGGGTGATCGTGATCGCCGGCTGGGTGCTGCTCACCTACGGCGGCCTCGTGCCGAAGATGTTCCTGCCGACGCCCGGCCTCGTGCTCGGCACCGCCGGCCGCCTCGCCGCCGACGGCACCTTGTGGGAGCACACTTTCGCCAGTGCGCAGGTGGTGCTGATCGGCTTCGTGATCTCGTCGGTGGTGGCGGTTCCGCTCGGCCTCGCCATGGGCACCTACCGCGCGGTCCAGGCCTTCCTCGACCCGCTCGTGAACTTCATCCGCTATCTGCCGGTGACGTCTTTCGTTCCGCTGTTCATCCTGTGGATCGGCATCGGCCTCGACCAGCGCGTCTCGATCATCGTGTTCGGCATTTTCTTCCAGCAGTTGGTGATGATCGCCGACGCCGCCCGCTCGGTCCCGCGCGACCTCGTCAACGCCGCCTACACCCTCGGCACCCGCCGCTCCGAGACGGTCGGCCACATCGTCTTCCCGGCGACGCTGCCGGCGGTGCTCGACGTGCTGCGCGTCACCATCGGCTGGGCCTGGACCTATCTGGTGGTCGCCGAGTTGGTGGCGGCCAAGTCGGGCCTCGGCTACATCTCGCTGAAGGCGATGCGCGGCTTCCAGGTCGACGTCATCTTCCTCGCCATCGCCATGATCGGCATCCTCGGCCTCCTGACCGACCAGATGTTCCGCGTGGCCCGCCGCGTCGTGGCCCCTTGGGCGAAATGA
- a CDS encoding ABC transporter ATP-binding protein, which produces MLMKTPSTVAASAADIAVEGVSLRYGTGATSVLALDGISLDVARNEFAVIVGPSGCGKSSLLYLIAGLEQRTGGTIRVGGRVIDEPGADRGMVFQAYTLFPWLTVAQNVEYGPKRRGLPAGERRALVDHYLAEVGLAGFRDHYPAQLSGGMKQRVAIARALANDPAVLLMDEPFGALDSQTRHQMQQLLLRVWDHSHKTVLFVTHDIDEAILLADRVFVMSGRPGQIRKVIPVGFDRPRSLDLVMEPGFIALKREILTLLKADGEDH; this is translated from the coding sequence ATGCTCATGAAGACCCCCTCCACCGTCGCCGCTTCCGCCGCCGACATTGCCGTCGAGGGCGTCAGCCTGCGCTACGGCACGGGTGCCACCTCGGTACTGGCGCTCGACGGCATCTCGCTCGACGTCGCCCGCAACGAGTTCGCCGTCATCGTCGGCCCGTCCGGCTGCGGCAAGTCGAGCCTGCTCTACCTGATCGCCGGCCTCGAGCAGCGCACCGGCGGCACCATCCGTGTCGGCGGCCGCGTCATCGACGAGCCGGGCGCCGACCGCGGCATGGTGTTCCAGGCCTACACCCTGTTCCCCTGGCTCACCGTGGCGCAGAACGTCGAATACGGCCCGAAGCGCCGCGGCCTGCCGGCCGGCGAGCGGCGCGCGCTGGTCGACCACTATCTCGCCGAGGTCGGCCTCGCCGGCTTCCGCGACCACTATCCCGCCCAGCTCTCGGGCGGCATGAAGCAGCGCGTCGCCATCGCCCGCGCGCTCGCCAACGATCCCGCCGTGCTCCTGATGGACGAGCCCTTCGGCGCGCTCGACAGCCAGACCCGCCACCAGATGCAGCAGCTGCTGCTCCGGGTCTGGGACCACAGCCACAAGACCGTGCTGTTCGTCACCCACGACATCGACGAGGCGATCCTGCTCGCCGACCGGGTCTTCGTCATGTCCGGCCGGCCCGGCCAGATCCGCAAGGTCATTCCGGTCGGCTTCGACCGGCCGCGCTCGCTCGACCTCGTCATGGAGCCCGGCTTCATCGCGCTGAAGCGCGAGATCCTGACGCTCCTGAAGGCCGACGGCGAGGACCACTGA
- a CDS encoding NAD(P)-binding protein, producing the protein MRDPRYDILFEPVRIGPLTAKNRFYQVPHCNGGGYRDPSAAAEMRGVKAEGGWGVIFTEQTEMHHTSEITPFIELRLWEDQDIPSIARMAERMKTHGALAGIQLAYSGINGPNMYTKEVPLAPSALPIRTFTNDPVQARALDRRDIADLRRWFVNAARRCRTAGFDLICLYGAHGFGIFQHFLSRATNQRSDEYGGSLENRSRFVREVVADIRDAVGDTMAITLRVSLDETIGDLGFSNAEVRDFVALNADLPDLWDLAHGTWEDCSGPSRFKEEAAQEALVKGIRDLTGKPVVGVGRFTSPDTMVRMVRQGVLDFVGCARPSIADPFLPLKVEEGRIEDIRECIGCNICVTGDMIQGMGRCTQNPTWMEEWRRGWHPERMNPKGPSERVLIVGSGPAGLEAALGLARRGYEVAVAEARESFGGRVARERLLPGLSAWGRVADYRLYQLGQLGNVSLYPASPLTADDILGFGFEHVCLATGSHWRADGVARQHVVQIPREGALPVFTPDDVMDGRLPTGTVVVYDDDHYYMGGVIAELLAARGCNVTLVTPAPYVSDWSRNTLEQGAVHRRLAAAGVAIVLNTGVAALQADGVETNCAYTDARGRITCDAVVLVASRRSETAVHDELRARADEWADAGLRSLALIGDAAAPAPIAWATFAGHRYARDLDGPDRGDALPFRREVTALAPA; encoded by the coding sequence GTGCGCGACCCGCGTTACGACATCCTGTTCGAGCCCGTGCGGATCGGGCCGCTCACCGCCAAGAACCGGTTCTACCAGGTGCCGCACTGCAACGGTGGCGGCTACCGCGACCCGTCGGCGGCGGCGGAGATGCGCGGCGTCAAGGCCGAAGGCGGCTGGGGGGTGATCTTCACCGAGCAGACCGAGATGCACCACACCTCTGAGATCACGCCCTTCATCGAGCTCCGGCTCTGGGAGGACCAGGACATCCCCTCGATCGCCCGCATGGCCGAGCGGATGAAGACCCACGGCGCCCTCGCCGGCATCCAGCTCGCGTATTCGGGGATCAACGGCCCGAACATGTACACCAAGGAGGTGCCGCTCGCGCCCTCCGCGCTGCCGATCCGCACCTTCACCAACGACCCCGTCCAGGCCCGCGCGCTCGACCGCCGCGACATCGCCGACCTCCGGCGCTGGTTCGTCAACGCCGCCCGGCGCTGCCGCACGGCGGGCTTCGACCTGATCTGCCTCTACGGCGCCCACGGCTTCGGCATCTTCCAGCACTTCCTGTCGCGCGCCACCAACCAGCGCAGCGACGAATACGGCGGCAGCCTCGAGAACCGCTCGCGCTTCGTGCGCGAGGTCGTCGCCGACATCCGCGACGCCGTCGGCGACACCATGGCGATCACGCTGCGCGTCTCGCTCGACGAGACCATCGGCGACCTCGGCTTCTCCAACGCCGAGGTCCGCGACTTCGTCGCCCTCAATGCCGACCTGCCCGACCTCTGGGACCTCGCCCACGGCACCTGGGAGGACTGCTCCGGCCCGTCGCGCTTCAAGGAGGAGGCGGCGCAGGAGGCGCTGGTGAAGGGCATTCGCGACCTCACCGGCAAGCCGGTGGTCGGCGTCGGCCGTTTCACCTCGCCGGACACCATGGTGCGCATGGTGCGCCAGGGCGTGCTCGACTTCGTCGGCTGCGCCCGCCCCTCGATCGCCGACCCGTTCCTGCCCCTGAAGGTGGAGGAGGGCCGGATCGAGGACATCCGCGAGTGCATCGGCTGCAACATCTGCGTCACCGGCGACATGATCCAGGGCATGGGCCGCTGCACGCAGAACCCGACCTGGATGGAGGAGTGGCGGCGCGGCTGGCATCCCGAGCGGATGAACCCGAAGGGCCCGAGCGAGCGCGTGCTGATCGTCGGCTCCGGCCCGGCCGGACTCGAGGCCGCGCTCGGCCTCGCCCGCCGGGGCTACGAGGTGGCGGTGGCCGAGGCCCGCGAGAGCTTCGGCGGCCGCGTCGCCCGCGAGCGGCTGCTGCCCGGCCTCTCCGCCTGGGGCCGCGTCGCCGACTACCGGCTCTACCAGCTCGGACAGCTCGGCAACGTCTCGCTCTATCCGGCCTCGCCGCTGACGGCCGACGACATCCTCGGCTTCGGCTTCGAGCACGTCTGCCTCGCCACCGGTTCGCACTGGCGCGCCGACGGCGTCGCCCGCCAGCACGTGGTGCAGATACCGCGCGAAGGCGCCCTGCCCGTCTTCACGCCGGACGACGTCATGGACGGCCGACTGCCCACCGGCACCGTGGTCGTCTACGACGACGACCACTACTACATGGGCGGCGTGATCGCCGAGCTGCTCGCCGCACGCGGCTGCAACGTCACCCTGGTGACGCCGGCGCCCTACGTCTCGGACTGGTCGCGCAACACGCTCGAACAGGGCGCCGTCCACCGCCGGCTCGCCGCGGCCGGCGTCGCGATCGTGCTCAACACCGGCGTAGCCGCCCTCCAGGCCGACGGCGTCGAGACCAATTGCGCCTACACCGACGCCCGTGGCCGGATCACCTGCGACGCCGTCGTCCTGGTCGCCTCGCGCCGCTCGGAAACCGCCGTACACGACGAGCTCCGCGCCCGCGCCGACGAGTGGGCCGACGCCGGCCTGCGTTCGCTCGCGCTGATCGGCGACGCCGCCGCGCCGGCGCCGATCGCCTGGGCCACCTTCGCCGGCCACCGCTACGCCCGCGATCTCGACGGCCCCGACCGCGGCGACGCCCTGCCCTTCCGCCGCGAGGTGACTGCGCTCGCCCCGGCGTGA
- a CDS encoding thioredoxin family protein: MIHRRQLLAVAAAALAASTLAARAEVGTPFTPEAFAAATATGKPVLVDVTASWCPVCKAQHPVIESLKARPEFADLVVLAVDFDSQKDVLRSFGAQRQSTLIVFRGTTETGRSIGDTDPASIEALLRSAI; encoded by the coding sequence ATGATCCATCGCCGTCAGTTGCTCGCCGTCGCCGCCGCGGCGCTCGCCGCGTCCACCCTCGCCGCGCGCGCCGAGGTCGGCACGCCCTTCACGCCGGAGGCCTTCGCCGCCGCGACCGCCACGGGCAAGCCCGTGCTGGTCGACGTCACCGCGAGCTGGTGCCCGGTCTGCAAGGCGCAGCACCCGGTGATCGAGAGCCTGAAGGCCCGCCCGGAGTTCGCCGACCTTGTCGTCCTCGCCGTCGATTTCGACAGCCAGAAGGACGTGCTGCGCTCCTTCGGCGCCCAGCGCCAGAGCACGCTGATCGTCTTCCGCGGCACCACCGAGACCGGCCGTTCGATCGGCGACACCGATCCGGCGTCGATCGAGGCCCTGCTCCGCAGCGCGATCTGA
- a CDS encoding cytochrome c biogenesis CcdA family protein — protein sequence MPGFGFLAGVLSVLSPCVLPLLPLLLGAAASQHRLGPVALAGGLALSFTAIGLFVATVGFAIGLDADVFRAVSAFLLVALGIVLAVPAAQTRLAAAAGPVGDWTERRFGGFSTDGVGGQFALGLLLGAVWSPCVGPTLGAASLMAARGENLGMVALTMAAFGLGAGLPLAAMGYLSRDRLVRMRGRMLSAGKGAKTLLGLALAAAGVAILTGADKALEARLVEIGPDWLTRLTTSI from the coding sequence ATGCCCGGCTTCGGATTCCTCGCCGGCGTGCTGTCGGTGCTGTCGCCCTGCGTGCTGCCGCTTTTGCCGCTGCTGCTAGGCGCGGCGGCGTCGCAGCACCGGCTCGGACCGGTGGCGCTCGCGGGCGGCCTCGCGCTGTCCTTCACCGCGATCGGCCTGTTCGTGGCGACCGTCGGCTTCGCGATCGGCCTCGACGCCGACGTGTTCCGCGCGGTCTCGGCGTTCCTCTTGGTGGCGCTCGGGATCGTCCTGGCGGTCCCGGCGGCGCAGACGCGCCTCGCCGCCGCCGCCGGCCCGGTCGGCGACTGGACGGAGCGCCGCTTCGGCGGCTTCTCCACCGACGGCGTCGGCGGCCAGTTCGCCCTCGGCCTTCTGCTCGGGGCGGTGTGGAGCCCCTGCGTCGGCCCGACGCTCGGCGCGGCCTCCCTGATGGCGGCCCGCGGCGAGAACCTCGGCATGGTCGCCCTCACCATGGCGGCCTTCGGCCTCGGCGCCGGCCTGCCGCTCGCGGCGATGGGATACCTCTCGCGCGATCGGCTGGTCCGGATGCGCGGGCGGATGCTGTCGGCGGGAAAGGGCGCGAAGACGCTGCTCGGCCTCGCCCTGGCGGCGGCCGGCGTCGCCATCCTCACGGGGGCGGACAAGGCGTTGGAGGCCCGTCTGGTCGAGATCGGGCCGGATTGGCTGACGCGGCTGACGACCTCGATCTGA